DNA sequence from the Borrelia hispanica CRI genome:
ACAGAACTTAAAGCAATAGGCATCTTACTTGCTTCTGGTATTCCCTTATCTAAATTCACCAACAAAAACTTTACTATCACTAATTATACAGATGATACTATTACTTACAGATTATCATCCAATTTACAAATTAGAAAGCATACATTGGTAAACTCTAAATTAATTATAAACGCCATTTATTCTCTAAAAGAACATAATTTCAATATTATTACTTGGAAACTTAACAGCATTATAAAAAAACTATTTATTAAAAGCACAACTACTAAACATTTAGAATGTATTTACTATGTTATTTCTAATTCCTTAAACAAAAAGGATAATTTTTATTCTTATGAACCAATTTTAAAAAATCCAAAATACAAAAGCATCAAACTTGTAAATAAAACTACCCCTCTAAATAGTCATAAAAACTTAGTTTTTATTAATTCATTTCAAAATTTACGTATACATACTGCAAATTTACTTTTTTATAAAAATAGCAATAATAAATTACAGTCTACTATTGCTAACCTAATCGAATCCTTTTTCCTCGATCAAAACTCTAACAAAAATATACATAATCTCAAATCACACATTAACCTAAATCTAAAGCAATTAGGTATCTCCTATAAAAATACTCACAAAATGCAAAAACAAATCTTTTCTAACACCTTATTGTCATGAACATCAACTAAATTCACTTATTTTACTTAACAATAAACCCTAAAAACACTATAATATTATATAAGGAGATTTTCATGGAACATATGATACAGCCAGTAGTAACAAGACAAATGGTGTTAAATGAGCTCGTAAAAGTCGGTATGGATAGAGATATTGCGGACGATTTATCTTATAGATACTATAAAAATGAACTTACTACTAAAGATCTTGAACTTCTAAAAATGGCATTCAAATCAGATATTAGAGATCTCAATAATAAAATTGATACTGTTGAAAATAACTTAAATATTAAAATTGATATGAAATTTAATGAACTTGATAATAAAATTGATACTGTTGAAAATAACTTAAAATCAGATATTAGAGATCTTAATAATAAAATTGATACTGTTGAAAATAACTTAAATATTAAAATTGATATGAAATTTAATGAACTTGATAATAAAATTGACACTGTTGAAAATAACTTAAAATCAGATATTAGAGATCTTAATAATAAAATTGACACTG
Encoded proteins:
- the bdr gene encoding Bdr family repetitive protein, which gives rise to MEHMIQPVVTRQMVLNELVKVGMDRDIADDLSYRYYKNELTTKDLELLKMAFKSDIRDLNNKIDTVENNLNIKIDMKFNELDNKIDTVENNLKSDIRDLNNKIDTVENNLNIKIDMKFNELDNKIDTVENNLKSDIRDLNNKIDTVENNLNIKIDMKFNELDNKIDTKFNELDNKIEINKTELNSKLKLNNWMLGTIITINVGILLTLISIINSIINK